A window of the Desulforapulum autotrophicum HRM2 genome harbors these coding sequences:
- the ppsA gene encoding phosphoenolpyruvate synthase: MDKKEPFVLWFDQLEIADVPLVGGKNASLGEMYQYLTPKGVKLPNGFAVTAHAYHYFLGKAGIKDQIRQTLDGLNTYDMDDLAFRGKKVREMILKAVLPLELETAITDAYDILCNQYGEDTDVAVRSSATAEDLPDASFAGQQETYLNICGHDQLLDACRRCFASLFTNRAISYRQDKHYDHYSIGLSIGIQKMVRSDMASSGVMFSIDTESGFKDAVFITSAYGLGENVVQGAVNPDEFYVFKPTLKLGKKPIIYRKVGEKKIKMIYSTDGSKNLVKNVMVDLNERMKLSITDDEVLSLARWACIIEDHYSEKAGFLKPMDMEWAKDGKTGELFIVQARPETVHSQKDQNTLQQYVLKQEGRVLATGQSVGELIGAGKVHVIKDVHDISRFNPGEVLVTDMTDPDWEPIMKIASAIVTNRGGRTCHAAIISRELNIPCVVGCHDATQQLVPGQAVTVVCSKGDVGYVYDGELRFEILKTDLASIPKTKTKIMMNIASPEQAFNQSFIPNDGVGLAREEFIISSYIKIHPKALLYFDQVEDSAIREKIETITHGYTDKRQFFIDKLAEGAGMIAAAFYPKKVILRLSDFKSNEYANLIGGRQFEPVEKNPMIGWRGASRYYDPNYREAFGLECLGIKKVREEMGFDNLQVMIPFPRTVDEAKKVINVMADYGLKQGKDGLEVIGMCEIPANVILADEFLDVFDGFSIGTNDLTQLILGVDRDSELVSNIYDERNPAVKKMVKSVIEIANKRGKYIGICGQAPSDYPEFAEFVVECGIQTMSLTPDTLIKTTLAIAKLEKKLGISPGSV, encoded by the coding sequence ATGGATAAAAAAGAACCATTTGTCCTGTGGTTTGACCAATTAGAAATCGCGGATGTTCCCCTTGTCGGCGGGAAAAATGCAAGTCTTGGCGAGATGTACCAGTATCTGACACCCAAGGGTGTGAAATTACCCAATGGATTTGCCGTCACAGCCCATGCCTATCACTATTTCCTCGGCAAGGCAGGAATCAAGGATCAGATCCGGCAGACCCTGGATGGGTTGAACACCTATGATATGGACGATCTGGCCTTTCGCGGAAAAAAAGTAAGGGAGATGATCCTCAAGGCCGTCCTTCCCCTGGAACTTGAAACCGCCATCACCGATGCCTACGACATCCTGTGCAATCAGTATGGTGAAGATACCGATGTTGCGGTTCGATCGTCTGCAACGGCCGAAGACCTTCCGGACGCATCCTTTGCCGGTCAGCAGGAAACCTACCTCAATATCTGCGGCCACGATCAACTTCTGGATGCCTGCAGGCGGTGTTTTGCCTCTCTTTTTACGAACCGGGCCATTTCCTATCGACAGGATAAACATTATGACCATTATTCCATTGGCCTCTCCATTGGCATTCAGAAAATGGTTCGATCGGACATGGCCTCTTCGGGCGTGATGTTCTCAATTGATACTGAATCTGGATTCAAGGATGCCGTTTTCATCACCAGCGCCTATGGCCTGGGGGAAAACGTGGTCCAGGGTGCCGTTAATCCTGATGAATTTTACGTGTTTAAACCGACCTTGAAACTGGGAAAAAAACCGATCATCTATCGAAAGGTCGGAGAAAAAAAAATCAAGATGATCTATTCAACTGACGGCAGTAAAAATCTGGTCAAGAACGTCATGGTGGATCTCAACGAGCGAATGAAATTGAGCATCACCGATGACGAGGTTTTATCCCTTGCCCGCTGGGCCTGCATTATTGAAGACCACTACTCTGAAAAAGCGGGTTTTCTGAAACCCATGGACATGGAATGGGCCAAGGACGGCAAGACTGGTGAACTGTTCATTGTTCAGGCAAGACCTGAAACAGTCCACTCCCAGAAAGATCAGAATACCCTTCAACAATATGTATTAAAACAAGAGGGCAGGGTGCTGGCCACGGGCCAGAGCGTAGGCGAACTCATCGGTGCGGGAAAGGTACATGTAATCAAGGATGTCCATGACATCAGCAGGTTCAATCCAGGCGAGGTGCTGGTTACTGACATGACGGACCCGGACTGGGAGCCCATTATGAAAATCGCATCCGCCATTGTGACCAACCGGGGGGGCAGAACCTGCCATGCAGCCATCATCTCCCGGGAACTCAATATTCCCTGCGTGGTCGGGTGCCACGATGCCACCCAGCAACTCGTTCCCGGTCAGGCGGTCACTGTGGTATGCAGCAAGGGGGATGTGGGCTATGTCTATGACGGCGAACTCAGGTTCGAGATCCTGAAGACAGACCTTGCATCTATCCCGAAAACAAAGACAAAAATAATGATGAACATTGCATCCCCGGAGCAGGCGTTCAATCAAAGCTTTATTCCCAATGACGGCGTTGGCCTGGCAAGGGAAGAATTTATCATCAGCAGCTATATCAAAATTCATCCCAAGGCATTGCTCTACTTTGATCAGGTTGAGGACAGTGCAATCAGGGAAAAAATTGAAACCATCACCCACGGGTATACGGACAAACGACAGTTTTTCATTGATAAACTTGCCGAAGGTGCCGGCATGATCGCGGCAGCTTTTTATCCCAAGAAAGTGATCCTTCGCCTGTCTGATTTTAAATCCAATGAATATGCGAACCTCATTGGTGGACGACAGTTTGAACCGGTTGAAAAAAACCCCATGATCGGCTGGCGCGGTGCGTCACGATATTATGATCCCAACTACAGGGAGGCCTTTGGCCTTGAATGTCTTGGCATAAAAAAAGTCCGTGAAGAAATGGGGTTCGACAACCTCCAGGTGATGATTCCATTTCCCAGGACCGTTGACGAGGCAAAGAAAGTAATCAATGTCATGGCTGACTATGGTCTCAAACAGGGCAAGGACGGGCTTGAGGTGATCGGCATGTGTGAAATTCCGGCAAATGTGATCCTGGCCGATGAGTTCCTGGATGTGTTTGACGGGTTTTCCATCGGCACCAACGATCTGACCCAGTTGATTCTGGGCGTTGACCGGGACAGTGAACTTGTCTCCAACATCTATGATGAGCGCAACCCTGCGGTCAAGAAAATGGTCAAGAGCGTGATTGAAATTGCCAACAAACGAGGCAAGTACATTGGTATCTGTGGCCAGGCGCCCAGCGATTACCCGGAATTTGCCGAGTTTGTGGTTGAGTGTGGCATTCAGACCATGAGCCTTACGCCGGACACCCTTATCAAGACGACCCTGGCAATTGCAAAACTTGAAAAAAAATTAGGAATAAGTCCGGGAAGCGTCTGA
- a CDS encoding DUF2058 domain-containing protein has translation MGNSLREQLLKAGLVDKKQVNKAKHDKRITSQKTKGQKTKGQKTRQAAPVEDSVTREERLAYEERNRELNRLRNEEKKRRETMAQIKQLIKTNRITLKERDDDAPFYFVVGKKVKKMFLSEKISNDLTHGRMAIANLDGRFEIIPESAARQIADRDRKPLVFFNDAPPQDPDPQSEPLDL, from the coding sequence ATGGGCAACTCGTTAAGGGAGCAGCTTCTCAAGGCAGGACTTGTGGACAAAAAGCAGGTCAATAAGGCCAAGCATGATAAGCGCATCACCAGCCAGAAGACTAAGGGGCAAAAAACTAAAGGTCAAAAAACAAGGCAAGCAGCCCCTGTGGAAGACAGCGTCACCCGGGAAGAACGATTGGCCTATGAAGAGCGAAACCGTGAGCTAAACCGCCTGCGTAATGAAGAAAAAAAGAGGCGCGAAACCATGGCTCAGATAAAACAGCTGATCAAGACCAACCGGATAACCCTGAAAGAGCGTGATGACGACGCACCCTTTTACTTTGTCGTGGGAAAGAAAGTAAAAAAAATGTTTCTTTCCGAAAAAATTTCCAACGATCTCACCCATGGCCGAATGGCCATTGCCAACCTTGACGGCAGATTCGAGATCATACCCGAGAGTGCCGCCCGTCAGATAGCCGACCGGGATCGAAAGCCCCTGGTGTTTTTTAATGACGCCCCACCCCAGGACCCCGACCCCCAATCGGAACCATTGGATCTTTGA
- a CDS encoding acyl-CoA dehydrogenase family protein, which yields MFDYLLNNEQITLRDQARDFVKSIPRKMILDMDADKIQFPREFLQEAGRLNLMGCRYPEKWGGRGMDWVSTCMVMEEIGVLGYIFACTFGVGAELVCDAIILHGTDDQKERYVKPLLKGEIFAAECLTEPRGGSDFFGTTTTARDMGDHFLLNGQKRFIVGGEGADYFLVYARTDTDVEPRNGISCFIVDRQEGVETQYLYGLMGCRGGGAARMVFKDVKVPRYNLVGELNQGVKIFNTMMIPERLGTAAMTIGAAAPAVDVATGYTSKRKAFGKPVAAFQGVSFQVAEAVTLLDAARAMIYTTARAVDGKIYEKKIRRLVSQSKKFVTESCQKAVHNAMQVMGGIGYTNIYPVERIFRDLRLASIWTGTNEVMSMIIANEWYKEYWLKKKSGKIRNMDEDAAEAHAVDEKIFE from the coding sequence ATGTTTGACTACCTTTTAAACAATGAACAGATAACACTGCGGGATCAGGCCCGTGACTTTGTGAAATCCATCCCCAGAAAAATGATCCTGGACATGGATGCTGACAAGATCCAATTCCCCAGGGAATTTTTGCAGGAGGCGGGAAGGCTGAATCTCATGGGGTGCCGTTATCCTGAAAAATGGGGAGGCAGGGGCATGGACTGGGTCTCCACCTGCATGGTCATGGAAGAGATTGGCGTGTTGGGGTACATTTTTGCCTGCACCTTTGGGGTGGGGGCCGAACTTGTGTGTGACGCCATCATTCTCCACGGTACGGACGACCAGAAGGAACGATATGTCAAACCGTTGCTCAAGGGTGAAATCTTTGCCGCCGAATGCCTGACCGAACCCAGGGGAGGGTCGGATTTTTTCGGTACCACCACCACGGCCCGGGACATGGGAGACCACTTTCTTCTCAACGGTCAGAAACGATTCATTGTGGGAGGGGAGGGTGCAGACTATTTTTTGGTTTATGCCAGGACTGATACTGATGTTGAGCCCCGTAACGGTATTTCCTGCTTTATCGTGGACAGACAAGAGGGCGTTGAAACCCAATACCTGTACGGACTCATGGGTTGCCGGGGGGGCGGGGCTGCCCGCATGGTTTTCAAGGATGTAAAGGTACCCAGGTATAACCTTGTTGGAGAACTCAACCAGGGCGTTAAAATCTTCAACACCATGATGATCCCGGAGCGCCTGGGTACGGCTGCCATGACCATTGGTGCTGCAGCACCGGCCGTGGATGTGGCAACCGGTTACACCTCAAAGAGAAAGGCCTTTGGCAAGCCTGTGGCAGCGTTCCAGGGTGTCTCTTTCCAGGTGGCTGAGGCAGTCACCCTGCTGGATGCCGCCCGGGCCATGATCTATACCACGGCCCGGGCCGTTGATGGAAAAATCTATGAAAAAAAGATTCGCAGGCTGGTCTCCCAGTCTAAGAAATTCGTCACCGAATCCTGTCAAAAGGCAGTTCACAATGCCATGCAGGTCATGGGCGGTATCGGATACACCAATATCTACCCTGTGGAGCGGATTTTTAGGGATCTTCGTCTGGCCTCCATCTGGACTGGGACCAACGAGGTCATGTCCATGATCATTGCCAATGAATGGTACAAGGAGTACTGGCTAAAGAAAAAGAGTGGAAAAATTCGCAATATGGATGAAGATGCAGCCGAGGCCCATGCCGTTGATGAAAAAATTTTTGAGTAA
- a CDS encoding glutamine ABC transporter substrate-binding protein, which produces MKKQTAFVLTLMMICCFAATGFAKNITVATDTNFPPFEFKDPKTGHHTGFDVELWNAIAQDMGIEYDLQPMDFNGIIPGLQSGQLDAGIAGITIKPERAKVVDFSDPYYNAGLLLLVKADRTDITKVEDLEGKVVATKLGTTSDDFLKKNAKAKEIKLYPNNDAMFMELMMGGADAVMFDSPVIANYVREVGKDRVKVVGPLYMGQSYGIGFPKGSPLVDKVNKSLKKLKDNGDYRTLYLKWFNTEPK; this is translated from the coding sequence ATGAAAAAACAGACGGCTTTTGTTCTCACCCTGATGATGATCTGCTGCTTTGCAGCCACCGGCTTTGCCAAGAATATTACCGTGGCAACGGACACTAATTTTCCTCCCTTTGAATTCAAAGACCCTAAAACGGGTCACCACACGGGTTTTGACGTGGAACTGTGGAACGCTATTGCCCAGGACATGGGGATTGAGTATGACCTTCAGCCCATGGATTTCAACGGTATTATTCCCGGGTTGCAGTCTGGACAGCTTGATGCCGGTATTGCAGGAATCACCATCAAACCGGAACGGGCCAAGGTGGTGGATTTCTCCGATCCCTATTACAACGCAGGACTTTTGCTCCTGGTCAAGGCTGACCGGACAGACATTACAAAAGTTGAGGACCTTGAGGGCAAAGTTGTTGCCACTAAACTCGGCACCACCAGCGACGATTTTTTAAAGAAAAACGCAAAGGCAAAGGAGATCAAACTCTATCCCAACAATGACGCCATGTTCATGGAGCTTATGATGGGCGGTGCAGATGCTGTGATGTTTGATTCTCCCGTCATTGCCAATTATGTGCGAGAGGTGGGCAAGGACAGGGTAAAGGTGGTGGGTCCCCTTTACATGGGACAATCCTATGGCATTGGTTTTCCTAAAGGCAGTCCCCTTGTGGACAAGGTTAACAAATCCCTTAAAAAACTCAAAGATAATGGTGACTATCGTACGCTCTATCTCAAGTGGTTTAACACCGAGCCCAAATAG
- a CDS encoding amino acid ABC transporter permease, producing the protein MGFHFDWPVFFETIPMLMRGLKFTIIIALGGLGAGFFLGALFGLLKLARHAVPRILAIVYIESIRGTPMLVQAMFLYYGVPMAMGLRIPPITAGIIIIAVNSGAYIAEIVRGSVQSIDPGQTEAGRSIGLTRSQTMAYIIWPQAFKRMIPPLGNQFIISLKDTSLLMVIGVGELLRTGQEIVAVSFKAFEVYLSVAVVYLAMTLSIARGLRILEHHLEMKTKR; encoded by the coding sequence ATGGGCTTTCACTTTGACTGGCCTGTTTTTTTTGAGACCATTCCCATGCTCATGCGGGGATTGAAGTTTACCATCATCATCGCCCTTGGGGGGCTTGGAGCGGGTTTTTTCCTCGGAGCCTTGTTCGGATTGCTCAAGCTTGCCCGCCACGCCGTTCCAAGAATACTGGCCATTGTCTACATTGAATCCATCCGGGGAACTCCCATGCTGGTCCAGGCCATGTTTCTATACTATGGCGTGCCCATGGCCATGGGACTGAGAATCCCTCCCATAACGGCAGGCATCATTATCATTGCCGTTAATTCCGGGGCCTATATCGCCGAGATTGTCCGGGGATCGGTGCAGTCCATAGATCCTGGACAGACGGAAGCCGGGCGATCCATCGGACTCACCCGTTCCCAGACCATGGCCTACATCATCTGGCCCCAGGCATTCAAACGCATGATTCCCCCCCTTGGCAACCAGTTCATTATCAGCCTCAAAGATACCTCCCTTTTGATGGTCATTGGCGTTGGTGAGCTTTTAAGGACCGGTCAGGAGATCGTTGCGGTCAGCTTCAAAGCCTTTGAAGTCTATCTTTCCGTGGCCGTGGTTTATCTTGCCATGACCCTTTCCATTGCCCGGGGGCTTCGCATACTCGAACACCACCTTGAAATGAAAACAAAACGGTAA
- a CDS encoding amino acid ABC transporter ATP-binding protein: MIKIENLHKSYAKLEVIKGIDLTIKSGEVVCIIGPSGSGKSTVLRCINRLETPTSGRIIVDGKDIMDPSTDINHVRTEAGMVFQQFNLFPHMTVLDNVILGPLKVRKIARNNAESLGLSLLEKVGLADKAKNYPEQLSGGQKQRVAIARALSLKPKVILFDEPTSALDPELVGEVLEVMKKLAAEGMTMVVVTHEMGFARDVADRVIFIDQGVIQEENSPREFFSSPKNPRLRDFLGKVAEH; encoded by the coding sequence ATGATTAAAATTGAAAATCTTCATAAAAGCTATGCTAAGCTTGAGGTTATCAAGGGGATTGATCTGACGATTAAATCAGGTGAAGTGGTGTGTATCATTGGACCTTCAGGGTCTGGAAAGTCAACGGTACTTCGCTGCATCAACCGACTTGAAACCCCCACTTCCGGCCGCATCATTGTTGATGGAAAGGATATCATGGATCCTTCAACGGACATTAACCATGTCCGGACCGAAGCGGGAATGGTCTTCCAGCAGTTTAACCTTTTTCCCCACATGACTGTTCTGGACAACGTGATCCTGGGCCCCCTCAAGGTTAGAAAAATTGCTCGTAACAATGCCGAATCCCTGGGTCTTTCCCTGCTCGAAAAGGTGGGCCTGGCGGACAAGGCAAAAAATTATCCAGAGCAGCTCTCTGGGGGTCAGAAACAGCGGGTGGCCATCGCAAGGGCCCTTTCCCTGAAACCCAAGGTGATCCTCTTTGACGAGCCCACTTCAGCCCTTGATCCTGAGCTTGTGGGTGAGGTTCTGGAAGTAATGAAAAAACTTGCCGCAGAAGGCATGACCATGGTTGTGGTAACCCATGAGATGGGGTTTGCAAGGGATGTGGCCGATCGGGTGATCTTCATCGACCAGGGTGTGATCCAGGAAGAAAACTCGCCCAGGGAATTTTTTTCAAGCCCCAAGAATCCACGACTCAGGGATTTTCTGGGCAAGGTGGCTGAGCATTAG
- a CDS encoding AAA family ATPase has translation MYRSFYNLKLKPFQISSDPAFLWLGEKHKEALATLRYGILDNKGFLLLTGDVGTGKTTLINTLIGSLGDDVICTAVPDPNLEKIDFYNFVASGFGAQSMVKSKGEFLFWLTRFLHTAHDADKKVLLIIDEAQLLTQDLLEEVRLLSNVELAETKLLNIFFVGQNEFNEILAKPINRAVRQRLTLNYNIEALGLEETAGYIEFRLKVAGTEEALFTPGAIREIYAQSQGFPRRINVLCDHALLTGYVQDHRLIDERIIIECARELDIPVPKKHPSPVAPGGIVQSQANASENHQTGANFLKERQKGRSWAYLVFIFIGLLVLAGAMLFSDQIQIFFVRGNHYLTGTKAGAIDHSIAQPATELDATSITRPVPQPIVQDNDILNFDLASQGEDEPVAHAQTDPSLEQATDLFARTSPEPTVEQFLIPPLSNLSEPGFTPSTQLQPLERKVVVRFGYNNNDFTDQALKDLTKFAGSLVAHPGAKVSVKGYTDANGNQTYNIKLSEFRANIVKSFLLGRGARLDQIKTQGMGSENPIATNDTAQGRMMNRRVEIEVISK, from the coding sequence ATGTATCGGTCTTTTTATAATTTAAAATTAAAACCGTTTCAGATCAGTTCGGATCCGGCTTTTTTGTGGCTTGGGGAAAAGCATAAAGAGGCCCTTGCAACATTACGCTACGGAATTCTGGACAATAAAGGGTTTCTCTTGTTAACAGGAGATGTGGGTACGGGCAAAACCACTCTGATTAACACCCTCATCGGCTCCCTTGGCGATGATGTAATCTGTACTGCTGTCCCTGATCCCAACCTTGAAAAGATTGATTTTTACAACTTTGTTGCAAGCGGATTTGGCGCTCAAAGTATGGTTAAATCCAAAGGTGAGTTTCTTTTCTGGCTGACCCGGTTCCTCCACACAGCCCACGACGCGGACAAGAAGGTGCTCCTCATCATTGACGAAGCCCAGCTTTTGACCCAGGACCTCCTTGAGGAGGTTCGCCTGTTGTCCAATGTGGAGCTTGCGGAAACAAAGCTGTTGAATATTTTTTTTGTGGGTCAGAATGAATTTAATGAAATCCTTGCAAAACCCATTAACAGGGCCGTCAGGCAGCGCCTGACCCTTAATTACAATATTGAGGCCCTGGGGCTTGAGGAAACTGCAGGATATATTGAATTCAGGCTTAAGGTTGCAGGTACAGAAGAGGCCCTGTTTACACCCGGGGCTATCCGGGAGATTTATGCACAATCCCAGGGGTTTCCCCGGCGGATTAACGTATTGTGCGACCATGCTCTCTTAACGGGGTATGTCCAGGATCATCGTCTTATCGATGAGCGCATCATCATTGAGTGTGCCCGCGAACTCGATATCCCTGTGCCAAAGAAACACCCCTCCCCGGTTGCACCGGGGGGCATTGTTCAATCCCAGGCAAACGCATCAGAGAATCACCAGACAGGTGCAAATTTCCTGAAAGAAAGACAAAAAGGCAGGTCCTGGGCCTACCTTGTTTTTATTTTTATCGGGCTTCTTGTTCTAGCCGGGGCCATGCTCTTTTCTGATCAAATTCAAATCTTTTTTGTCCGTGGAAATCATTATCTGACTGGTACCAAGGCTGGGGCTATAGACCACTCCATAGCTCAACCCGCCACAGAACTTGATGCCACTTCCATCACCCGGCCTGTTCCCCAGCCAATTGTCCAGGATAACGATATCCTAAATTTTGACTTAGCTTCTCAAGGAGAAGATGAACCCGTTGCCCATGCTCAGACGGATCCCTCTCTTGAACAAGCAACTGATCTTTTCGCCAGAACTTCTCCAGAACCCACGGTCGAACAATTTCTCATTCCCCCTTTGTCAAATTTGTCCGAACCGGGATTCACACCTTCGACACAGTTACAGCCCCTGGAAAGAAAAGTGGTGGTGCGTTTTGGCTATAACAACAATGATTTCACGGATCAGGCACTGAAAGACTTGACAAAATTTGCCGGATCGCTTGTGGCCCATCCCGGGGCAAAAGTTTCTGTCAAGGGCTACACCGATGCCAATGGGAATCAGACCTACAATATAAAATTATCAGAATTCAGGGCAAACATTGTGAAAAGTTTCCTCCTTGGCAGGGGGGCCAGGTTAGACCAGATTAAAACCCAGGGAATGGGAAGTGAGAATCCCATTGCAACCAATGACACTGCACAGGGGAGAATGATGAACAGAAGGGTTGAAATAGAGGTGATTTCCAAATGA
- the rfbB gene encoding dTDP-glucose 4,6-dehydratase: MKNVLVTGGCGFIGSNFIRYLLGDTDFSGRVINVDKLTYAGNPASLEDVAVKYPDRYIFEKLDICDAQGIQQVFERYAVDTVCHFAAESHVDRSIASPEVFVDTNIKGTFTLLEASRVQQGFSRFHHVSTDEVYGSLGKSGYFVETTSYAPSSPYSASKAASDHLVRAYCHTYGLDVTISNCSNNYGPFQFPEKLIPLMILNALGGKPLPIYGDGSNIRDWLYVRDHCRAIWMIMERGRSGETYNVGGECEVENRQIVYRICDLVDRTGLAEHARGSSRDLVCFIKDRPGHDFRYAIDCTKLKNELGWRPEESFETGMEKSVAWYLDHLDWVRRIQSGEYLEWIKTHYNG, encoded by the coding sequence ATGAAAAACGTTCTTGTAACCGGGGGCTGTGGCTTCATCGGTTCAAATTTTATCCGCTATCTTCTTGGGGATACCGATTTTTCCGGCAGGGTCATCAATGTTGACAAACTGACCTATGCTGGCAATCCTGCAAGCCTTGAAGACGTTGCTGTCAAATATCCGGATCGTTATATCTTTGAAAAACTGGATATCTGTGATGCCCAGGGCATTCAGCAGGTTTTTGAACGGTATGCCGTTGACACGGTATGTCATTTTGCCGCCGAATCCCACGTGGACCGTTCCATTGCCTCTCCCGAGGTGTTTGTGGATACCAATATCAAGGGAACCTTTACCCTGCTTGAAGCCTCCAGGGTTCAACAAGGATTTTCCAGGTTTCACCACGTCAGCACGGATGAGGTGTATGGCAGCCTGGGCAAGTCAGGTTACTTTGTTGAAACCACATCTTATGCCCCTTCAAGCCCCTATTCTGCCTCTAAGGCGGCATCCGACCACCTGGTCAGGGCCTATTGCCATACCTATGGCCTTGACGTGACCATTTCAAACTGTTCGAACAACTATGGCCCGTTCCAGTTTCCGGAAAAGCTCATTCCATTGATGATCCTCAACGCCCTTGGGGGAAAACCGCTGCCCATATACGGAGACGGCAGTAATATCAGGGACTGGCTCTATGTTCGGGACCACTGCCGTGCCATTTGGATGATCATGGAACGGGGGAGATCAGGAGAAACCTACAATGTGGGCGGGGAATGCGAGGTTGAGAACCGGCAGATTGTTTATCGTATCTGTGACTTGGTTGACAGAACAGGGCTGGCTGAACATGCCCGCGGATCGTCAAGGGATCTGGTTTGTTTTATCAAGGACAGACCTGGCCATGACTTCAGGTATGCCATTGACTGTACAAAGCTCAAAAACGAACTTGGCTGGAGACCTGAAGAGTCCTTTGAAACGGGTATGGAAAAAAGTGTTGCCTGGTATCTGGATCACCTGGACTGGGTCAGAAGGATTCAATCGGGTGAATACCTTGAATGGATAAAGACCCATTATAACGGTTAA